A region from the Lentimonas sp. CC4 genome encodes:
- a CDS encoding glycosyltransferase produces the protein MKTLDSLAAGKPVLTNMTGWIAGLVHDNQCGYAVAPGDAGAFADRLIELKGNPTLVAEMSRNARALAESQFSRDAMAVKFEQVLQDAAGV, from the coding sequence TTGAAAACGCTTGATTCACTTGCGGCAGGCAAGCCTGTGTTGACAAACATGACTGGTTGGATTGCTGGACTAGTGCATGATAATCAGTGCGGCTATGCGGTGGCACCAGGGGATGCTGGAGCGTTCGCTGACCGTCTGATTGAATTGAAAGGAAATCCAACATTGGTTGCTGAAATGAGTCGAAATGCAAGAGCGCTAGCAGAGTCTCAATTTAGTCGTGATGCGATGGCTGTTAAGTTTGAGCAAGTGCTACAAGACGCCGCAGGCGTATAG
- a CDS encoding DUF433 domain-containing protein, translated as MHSDTLLKRITMSANICHGKPCIRGLRYPVEFILEMLSGDSTEAELLEDYPDLEPEDFKAAQAYAARLAKIKSFAPLTAA; from the coding sequence ATGCACTCCGACACTTTACTAAAGCGTATCACCATGTCTGCGAATATTTGCCATGGAAAGCCATGCATTCGTGGATTACGCTACCCCGTTGAGTTTATCTTAGAAATGTTGAGCGGGGATTCGACAGAAGCAGAATTGTTAGAAGATTATCCTGATCTAGAGCCAGAAGACTTTAAAGCCGCTCAGGCCTACGCCGCTCGACTTGCTAAAATCAAATCCTTCGCTCCCTTAACGGCTGCATGA
- a CDS encoding DUF4838 domain-containing protein, translating into MSAIEYLVLPCDAGDTLLTAVEDLKELMQLRYDVSLEVRDMPLGTSPKNSIVLRRNRLPWDRLNIHRERTRVFVEAATDEGFVNGIYTLCRDVLGARWYWPGELGLEFVGEPMRLFPERRWDQAPAFIQRGVPGQAGVFQTRNRLVQDYDFSHALATIFTPELYEQEPDVFPLIDGVRKAPKGSRSRGAQPDFTNPRTVEIAADAVRSYFEAYPERTSISLSLNDTMKFDESAATQAVVEPLQYFRGRPNYTELVFRFMNAVAEQVFEEDALLWTTDGRPRYLTQLAYYWTEQSPEFQLHPRVMPILTSDRAQWHDPAYRAEDQALIRRWCDSGAERVATWDYYYGPAYPYPRQFSQWMAESLRYMSEQGVTAFHAKLPASWGLDGPKAWLMAQLLWDPTEDVNDLLSEFYANFFGAAAEPMQAFYELAELQRNEYEGEAGWIKFFQNEAGIALFSEATLRAMREQLEAAALLVEADTRRLERVQVVSDAFRLTEHYAAYQGARVGMLNVSLAVLNDRGEADELPSLVARFVTARSEFKHYAAALIQQPMHRRLNDFVKLPQSDPLPVALAALAHSGVISAVEVPSEYQQVADVALELEAAGEAFVSMRSNPSLSSKGQTLNPRKFPGPALPSVSGWHFKVRPSEHFVVDRIDDGAGVRISGADYCVMGSVFPVIGEKSYVLDFEAEYSVSGDCRIQVQLLWSDIAGHQFQADIPLMFPAGQSDGFTRVVIPIAAPVGAYDLRINFWNYRQSKDDFIELHSVDFGLVGRPMGK; encoded by the coding sequence ATGTCAGCAATTGAATACCTGGTGCTTCCTTGTGATGCAGGTGATACTCTGCTGACTGCTGTGGAGGATTTGAAGGAATTGATGCAGCTACGCTATGATGTGAGCCTTGAGGTTCGTGACATGCCGCTGGGAACTTCCCCAAAGAACTCGATCGTGTTACGTCGTAATAGGCTACCATGGGATCGACTGAATATTCATCGCGAGCGCACACGTGTCTTCGTGGAGGCGGCAACGGATGAGGGCTTTGTCAATGGAATCTATACCTTGTGTCGGGATGTCTTAGGGGCACGGTGGTATTGGCCTGGAGAGTTAGGCCTTGAGTTTGTGGGTGAGCCGATGCGCTTGTTTCCTGAGCGCCGGTGGGACCAAGCTCCGGCATTTATTCAGCGGGGAGTGCCAGGGCAGGCTGGGGTCTTTCAGACCCGCAATCGATTGGTGCAGGATTATGATTTCAGTCATGCCTTAGCGACGATTTTTACGCCTGAGTTATATGAGCAGGAGCCGGATGTATTTCCATTGATTGACGGGGTGCGTAAAGCCCCTAAGGGAAGCCGTTCGCGTGGTGCGCAGCCTGATTTTACCAATCCCAGGACAGTTGAAATCGCAGCGGATGCGGTGCGTTCGTATTTTGAGGCGTATCCGGAGCGCACGAGTATTTCACTGTCATTGAATGATACGATGAAGTTTGATGAGTCTGCTGCGACGCAGGCAGTGGTGGAGCCCTTACAGTATTTTCGAGGGCGTCCGAATTATACAGAGTTAGTCTTCAGATTTATGAATGCTGTAGCCGAGCAGGTGTTCGAGGAGGATGCGCTGCTCTGGACAACGGATGGTCGCCCACGTTATCTGACGCAGTTGGCGTATTATTGGACGGAGCAGTCGCCTGAGTTCCAATTACACCCGCGCGTCATGCCGATCCTGACTTCGGATCGAGCGCAATGGCATGACCCCGCTTATCGTGCGGAGGATCAGGCCTTGATTCGAAGGTGGTGCGATTCGGGCGCTGAGCGCGTTGCGACGTGGGACTATTACTATGGGCCAGCTTATCCGTATCCGCGTCAATTTAGTCAATGGATGGCAGAGAGTCTGCGTTACATGAGTGAACAGGGCGTCACTGCGTTTCACGCCAAGCTGCCGGCCTCTTGGGGCTTGGATGGCCCCAAGGCTTGGTTGATGGCGCAGTTGCTGTGGGATCCGACTGAGGATGTGAATGATCTGCTGAGTGAGTTCTACGCAAACTTCTTTGGTGCAGCAGCTGAGCCGATGCAGGCGTTTTATGAATTAGCGGAGTTGCAGCGTAATGAGTATGAAGGGGAGGCCGGCTGGATTAAATTCTTTCAGAATGAGGCAGGGATCGCGCTGTTCTCGGAAGCGACACTGCGTGCAATGCGTGAGCAGTTGGAAGCGGCAGCGCTGCTGGTTGAAGCAGATACTCGTCGATTGGAACGCGTGCAAGTAGTATCCGATGCCTTCCGCTTGACGGAGCACTATGCTGCCTATCAAGGAGCACGTGTCGGGATGCTGAATGTGAGCCTAGCGGTGCTGAATGATCGTGGCGAGGCGGATGAGTTGCCTAGCTTGGTGGCTCGGTTTGTGACGGCTCGAAGCGAGTTTAAGCATTATGCTGCTGCGTTGATTCAACAGCCGATGCACCGCCGATTGAATGATTTTGTAAAGCTGCCACAATCCGATCCGCTACCGGTGGCACTTGCTGCGCTGGCGCATTCTGGTGTGATTTCGGCTGTGGAAGTGCCTTCTGAGTATCAACAGGTGGCTGATGTGGCTTTGGAGTTGGAGGCTGCCGGCGAGGCGTTTGTTTCAATGCGATCCAATCCAAGCCTGAGTAGCAAAGGTCAGACTCTGAATCCGAGGAAGTTTCCAGGGCCTGCCTTGCCTTCGGTTTCCGGTTGGCATTTTAAAGTGAGACCGAGTGAGCATTTCGTGGTGGATCGCATTGATGACGGTGCAGGGGTGCGGATTTCCGGTGCAGATTATTGTGTGATGGGTTCTGTTTTTCCTGTGATCGGAGAGAAGTCCTACGTGTTAGACTTTGAAGCTGAGTATTCTGTAAGTGGGGATTGCCGTATACAGGTGCAATTATTGTGGTCTGACATTGCGGGGCACCAGTTCCAGGCCGACATCCCATTGATGTTTCCTGCCGGGCAAAGTGATGGGTTTACACGCGTGGTGATTCCTATCGCCGCACCTGTCGGAGCGTATGATCTCCGCATAAATTTTTGGAATTACCGGCAGTCAAAGGATGATTTTATTGAGCTGCATTCAGTGGATTTTGGGTTGGTGGGGAGGCCTATGGGTAAGTGA
- a CDS encoding arylesterase encodes MCGLLVVLLNLPTAHAEQPPTQILFFGDSLTAGYGIDPELAYPALIQKKIDAAGIAAEVTVGAVSGDTSAGGLRRIDWMLRKPVDIFVLALGANDGLRGTDTEATAKNLQAIIDKVKARAPEATIVVAGMRLPPSLGTDYTDAFAAIYPTLAEANDAALIPFLLEGVGGEIELNLADRIHPNSQGHEIVSETVWRVLSPIL; translated from the coding sequence TTGTGCGGTCTCCTTGTTGTGTTGCTCAACCTACCGACGGCACATGCCGAGCAGCCACCCACCCAAATACTCTTCTTCGGCGATAGCCTCACCGCAGGCTACGGTATCGACCCCGAGCTCGCCTACCCAGCCCTGATTCAGAAGAAAATCGACGCGGCAGGCATCGCCGCCGAAGTCACCGTCGGCGCGGTCAGCGGCGATACCAGTGCAGGCGGCCTACGACGGATCGACTGGATGCTACGCAAGCCCGTGGATATTTTCGTGCTAGCCCTCGGTGCCAACGACGGCCTGCGCGGCACCGACACCGAAGCCACTGCGAAGAACCTCCAAGCCATCATCGATAAAGTGAAAGCGCGCGCCCCCGAGGCAACGATCGTCGTCGCTGGGATGCGCCTACCTCCGAGCCTCGGCACAGACTACACCGATGCCTTTGCCGCCATCTATCCCACCCTCGCAGAAGCGAACGACGCCGCGCTCATCCCGTTTCTGCTAGAAGGCGTCGGCGGAGAGATCGAGCTGAACCTCGCCGACCGCATTCATCCAAATTCACAGGGGCACGAGATTGTAAGCGAAACAGTCTGGCGCGTGCTGTCTCCGATTCTTTGA
- a CDS encoding glycosyltransferase family 4 protein: MKKVIVFSGKCDSFLNFRKRLLQGFVANADHVTASAPDHEASEVEQLKTLGIDYQAIALERTGMNPFADLAYFLKLKKFLKTEQPDLVFSYNIKPVIYGSLAARFAGVKTIHALIPGVGYLFAPNPSFIKKILQQMVFPLYRFALKRVEVLFFQNPDDLQTFRECHLIGPNTTAVRVNGSGVDLNEFECSAPPVDPIRFLFIGRLIRDKGLIEYAAAAKALKAKYGERVEFGILGALDSNPAAITQAQLDEWVSEGYIKYHGVTKDVRPYLREMSVFVLPSFYMEGVPRTILESLSMGRPIVTCNTRGCKETVNEGENGYLIPPRDSEALTVALESFLKDPSLVETMGKASRAMAEELYDVEKVTEQMLKAMHLKAN, translated from the coding sequence ATGAAAAAAGTAATCGTATTTAGCGGGAAGTGTGATTCATTCCTCAATTTTAGGAAGCGTTTGCTTCAGGGGTTTGTTGCGAATGCGGATCACGTTACGGCTTCAGCACCTGACCATGAAGCATCTGAGGTTGAGCAACTGAAGACGCTAGGGATTGATTATCAGGCTATTGCTTTGGAGCGGACGGGGATGAATCCGTTTGCAGATTTAGCTTATTTTCTGAAGTTGAAAAAGTTTCTTAAAACTGAACAGCCAGATCTTGTTTTCTCATATAATATCAAGCCTGTGATTTACGGCAGTTTAGCCGCTCGGTTTGCTGGCGTGAAGACAATACATGCGCTGATCCCTGGTGTCGGCTATCTATTTGCTCCGAATCCTTCGTTCATAAAGAAAATTCTACAGCAGATGGTGTTTCCGCTTTACCGTTTTGCTCTGAAGCGAGTGGAGGTCTTGTTTTTTCAGAACCCAGATGATTTGCAGACTTTTAGAGAGTGTCACTTGATTGGTCCGAATACGACGGCGGTGCGCGTGAATGGCTCAGGGGTGGATCTAAATGAGTTTGAGTGTTCAGCTCCTCCTGTGGATCCGATTCGCTTTTTGTTTATCGGTCGTCTGATCCGAGATAAGGGACTGATTGAGTATGCCGCAGCCGCAAAAGCCTTGAAGGCGAAGTATGGTGAGCGCGTTGAGTTTGGTATCTTAGGGGCGTTGGATTCGAACCCTGCTGCAATTACTCAGGCTCAGCTCGACGAGTGGGTGTCTGAGGGCTATATCAAGTATCATGGAGTGACAAAGGATGTGCGCCCGTATTTGCGTGAAATGAGCGTGTTTGTGCTTCCATCATTTTATATGGAAGGCGTGCCTCGCACCATTCTTGAGAGCTTGTCGATGGGACGTCCGATCGTGACCTGCAATACTCGTGGCTGTAAAGAGACGGTGAATGAGGGGGAGAATGGTTATTTGATTCCACCGCGTGACTCTGAAGCGCTGACTGTTGCATTGGAGTCCTTTTTGAAGGATCCGAGTTTAGTGGAGACAATGGGCAAGGCAAGTCGTGCCATGGCTGAAGAACTCTATGATGTCGAAAAGGTGACAGAACAAATGCTGAAAGCCATGCATCTAAAAGCGAATTGA
- a CDS encoding methionine synthase, with amino-acid sequence MSTTVSNKPLTAKGQLLADLFAQRIVFLDGAMGTMIQQYKLEEKDFRNESFADDKGDLKGNNDLLSITRPDVIETIHRQFLEAGADIIETNTFSGTTIAQADYHLEHRVRDINIESAKLARKVADAVSAEQGRPTFVAGAIGPTNRTCSLSPDVNRPEYRATSYDELYKAYYAQVEDLVAGGVDLLLPETVFDTLNLKACLHAIEDFFDTQEERLPVIVSVTITDLSGRTLSGQTVEACWNSIRHAKPLCVGLNCALGADLMRPFLTELSRVADTNVHVYPNAGLPNPLAATGYDETPVHTGSAVGGFAKDGLVNLVGGCCGTTPDHIAAIVKEVSQYAPRAIPTVTPAQRLSGLEAFNIIMGETPFVNVGERSNVTGSPRFKKLIKNDDFTGALAIVLSQVEKGAQIIDINFDEGMLDGEACMTRFLNLVASEPDICKVPIMIDSSKWSVIEAGLKCVQGKCIVNSISLKGGEDEFKAQAKKIMRYGASTIVMAFDEKGQAATRDDKVAIAERSFKILTEEVGMDPQDIIFDLNILTVATGMEEHNNYAVDFIEAVEEIKKRCPGARTSGGLSNISFSFRGNNPVREAMHAAFLHHGIAKGLDMAIVNPGMLMPYDEIDPAFKVLVEDVLLNRNDDATEKLIDFAEAIKAGTVTLGTGTPEERINAAMLEGMNILRELFERATKEKNPEVLEAFLKSGSGAVPAAAEKKTADVTDDWRNGTVEERLSHSLVKGIVAHIDADTEEARLKYPKPLNVIEGPLMDGMKVVGKLFGDGDMFLPQVVKSARVMKRAVAHLLPFMEAEKADATASSSAGKFLIATVKGDVHDIGKNIVGVVLACNNYEVKDLGVMVSCDKILEEAEAWGADIIGLSGLITPSLDEMIFNADEMKKRGFTQPLLIGGATTSKAHTAIKIAPHYDQPVVRVGDASLVTEICNKLLNPETRDTFAAEVEVENVKQRERFAKANSTKDLIPLETAREKRFTCDWENADLKAPNAQGVTVSDHIPLEELAEFFDFSPLFWTWELKGVYPKIFDSEKYGEQAKSIYNDAKALLERIVKEKRFRARSAVGLWPANSIGDDIEVYGDNGEVLDVLHTLRQQKKKTKGDTYYAMSDFVAPKESGQVDACGAFVACIHGVDTFAKEFEDAHDDYSSIMVKAIGDRFAEALAEYTHQKVRKELWGYAADEALSNEELIKEKYRGIRPASGYPATPDHTEKATIWKLLDAEVNTGAALTENFAMTPGSCVSGLYFAHPEAKYTLVGPMNKDQMEDYAQRKDFDLETTERWLAPNRGY; translated from the coding sequence ATGAGCACCACAGTTTCCAACAAGCCACTGACCGCCAAAGGTCAACTCCTCGCCGATCTCTTCGCACAGCGCATCGTCTTCCTCGATGGTGCCATGGGCACAATGATTCAGCAATACAAGCTGGAGGAGAAGGACTTCCGCAACGAGAGCTTTGCCGACGACAAGGGCGACCTCAAGGGCAACAACGACCTGCTCAGCATCACCCGCCCCGATGTGATCGAGACCATCCACCGCCAGTTCCTCGAAGCGGGCGCGGACATCATCGAGACCAACACGTTCTCGGGCACCACCATCGCGCAGGCCGACTATCACCTCGAGCACCGCGTGCGGGATATCAATATCGAGTCCGCAAAACTAGCGCGCAAAGTAGCCGACGCCGTGTCCGCCGAACAAGGCCGCCCGACGTTCGTGGCCGGCGCGATCGGACCCACCAATCGCACCTGCTCGCTCTCACCCGACGTCAACCGCCCGGAATACCGCGCGACTAGCTACGACGAACTTTACAAGGCCTACTACGCGCAGGTCGAAGACCTCGTCGCGGGCGGCGTCGACCTCCTGCTGCCAGAAACCGTGTTTGATACGCTCAACCTCAAGGCCTGCCTACACGCCATCGAGGATTTCTTCGATACACAGGAAGAGCGCCTACCGGTCATCGTATCGGTTACCATCACCGACCTCTCTGGTCGCACCCTTTCCGGGCAAACCGTTGAAGCCTGCTGGAATTCGATCCGCCATGCCAAGCCACTCTGCGTCGGCCTGAACTGCGCACTCGGCGCGGACCTGATGCGTCCGTTCCTCACAGAGCTGTCCCGTGTCGCCGATACCAATGTCCACGTCTACCCCAATGCCGGCCTCCCCAATCCATTGGCTGCCACGGGTTACGACGAAACACCGGTCCACACGGGCAGCGCTGTCGGTGGATTCGCCAAAGACGGCCTAGTCAATTTGGTCGGCGGTTGCTGTGGCACCACGCCCGACCACATCGCGGCCATCGTCAAAGAAGTCAGCCAATACGCACCACGCGCCATCCCAACGGTGACGCCTGCGCAACGCCTCAGCGGACTCGAAGCCTTCAACATCATTATGGGCGAGACTCCATTTGTGAATGTCGGCGAGCGCTCCAATGTTACCGGGTCCCCGCGTTTCAAAAAGCTGATCAAAAACGACGACTTTACTGGCGCTCTCGCCATCGTCCTCTCGCAAGTCGAGAAAGGCGCACAGATCATCGATATCAATTTCGACGAAGGCATGCTCGACGGCGAAGCCTGCATGACACGCTTCCTCAACCTCGTCGCCTCCGAGCCGGACATCTGTAAGGTGCCGATCATGATCGACAGCTCCAAGTGGTCCGTCATCGAAGCAGGGCTCAAATGCGTGCAGGGCAAGTGCATCGTCAACTCGATCAGCCTCAAGGGCGGCGAAGACGAATTCAAGGCGCAGGCCAAGAAGATCATGCGCTACGGTGCCTCCACCATCGTCATGGCCTTTGACGAAAAGGGCCAAGCCGCAACGCGCGACGACAAGGTCGCCATCGCCGAGCGCTCCTTCAAGATCCTCACCGAAGAAGTGGGCATGGATCCACAGGACATCATTTTCGACCTCAACATCCTCACCGTCGCGACCGGCATGGAGGAGCACAATAACTACGCCGTCGACTTCATCGAAGCCGTCGAAGAAATCAAAAAGCGCTGCCCAGGCGCCCGCACCAGCGGCGGCCTCTCTAATATTTCCTTCTCCTTCCGCGGTAACAATCCGGTGCGCGAAGCCATGCACGCAGCCTTCCTGCATCACGGCATCGCCAAAGGCCTCGACATGGCCATCGTCAATCCTGGCATGCTCATGCCTTACGACGAGATCGATCCCGCCTTCAAGGTGCTGGTCGAGGACGTGTTGCTCAACCGCAACGACGACGCTACCGAGAAACTGATCGACTTCGCCGAAGCCATCAAAGCTGGCACCGTCACCCTCGGCACAGGCACACCCGAAGAGCGCATCAACGCAGCCATGCTCGAAGGCATGAACATCCTGCGCGAACTCTTCGAACGCGCCACCAAGGAAAAGAATCCTGAAGTGCTGGAAGCTTTTCTCAAATCCGGAAGCGGCGCAGTGCCCGCAGCTGCGGAAAAAAAAACGGCTGACGTAACAGACGACTGGCGCAACGGCACCGTTGAAGAGCGCCTCTCTCACTCGCTGGTCAAAGGTATCGTCGCGCACATCGACGCCGACACCGAAGAGGCACGCCTCAAATATCCGAAGCCGCTCAACGTCATTGAAGGGCCGCTGATGGACGGCATGAAGGTCGTCGGTAAACTCTTCGGCGATGGCGACATGTTCCTGCCACAGGTGGTGAAAAGCGCCCGCGTCATGAAACGCGCCGTCGCACACTTGCTGCCGTTTATGGAAGCTGAAAAGGCCGACGCTACCGCCAGCTCCTCGGCGGGTAAATTCTTGATCGCCACCGTTAAAGGCGACGTGCACGACATCGGTAAAAACATCGTTGGCGTCGTGCTCGCCTGCAACAACTACGAAGTCAAAGACCTCGGCGTGATGGTATCCTGCGATAAGATCCTCGAAGAAGCCGAAGCCTGGGGCGCCGACATCATCGGCCTCTCCGGCCTGATCACGCCCTCGCTCGACGAGATGATTTTCAACGCCGACGAAATGAAGAAGCGCGGCTTCACTCAACCGCTCCTCATCGGTGGCGCGACCACCAGCAAGGCACACACCGCGATCAAGATCGCTCCGCACTACGACCAACCAGTCGTCCGCGTCGGCGATGCCTCGCTTGTGACGGAGATCTGCAACAAGCTGCTCAATCCCGAGACCCGCGACACCTTTGCCGCCGAAGTCGAAGTCGAGAACGTCAAGCAACGCGAACGCTTCGCCAAAGCCAACTCAACCAAGGATCTGATTCCACTCGAAACCGCCCGCGAAAAGCGCTTCACCTGCGACTGGGAAAACGCCGACCTCAAAGCACCCAACGCGCAAGGCGTCACCGTCAGCGATCATATCCCGCTCGAAGAGCTCGCCGAATTCTTCGACTTCTCCCCACTCTTCTGGACCTGGGAGCTCAAAGGCGTGTATCCAAAAATCTTCGACAGCGAAAAATACGGGGAACAAGCCAAGAGTATTTACAACGACGCCAAGGCATTGCTCGAGCGCATCGTCAAAGAGAAGCGCTTCCGCGCACGCAGCGCCGTCGGTCTCTGGCCCGCCAACTCAATCGGCGACGACATCGAAGTCTACGGCGACAACGGCGAAGTGCTCGACGTGCTCCACACCCTGCGCCAACAAAAGAAAAAGACCAAGGGCGACACCTACTATGCGATGAGCGATTTCGTCGCACCGAAGGAAAGCGGCCAAGTCGATGCCTGCGGCGCCTTCGTCGCCTGTATCCACGGAGTGGATACCTTCGCCAAAGAATTCGAAGACGCCCACGACGACTACAGCTCGATCATGGTCAAAGCCATCGGCGACCGTTTCGCCGAAGCCCTCGCCGAATACACGCACCAGAAAGTCCGCAAGGAGCTCTGGGGCTACGCAGCCGACGAAGCCCTCAGCAATGAGGAGTTGATCAAAGAAAAGTATCGCGGCATCCGCCCGGCAAGTGGGTATCCCGCGACACCGGACCACACCGAGAAAGCAACGATCTGGAAGCTCCTCGACGCCGAAGTCAACACCGGCGCGGCGCTCACCGAGAACTTTGCCATGACCCCCGGCAGCTGCGTCAGTGGCCTCTACTTCGCCCATCCCGAAGCGAAATACACCTTGGTCGGCCCAATGAACAAAGATCAGATGGAAGACTACGCCCAGCGCAAAGACTTCGATCTCGAAACCACCGAACGCTGGCTAGCACCGAACCGGGGCTATTAG
- a CDS encoding nucleotidyl transferase AbiEii/AbiGii toxin family protein, translated as MATDLEPRDPESGDLLKICAALNAANASYIVIGGMAMVAHGFNRGTEDIDLLVDRAVENIQKLRQALSILPDNAVREVRDSDIEEYGVVRVADEVVVDLMGTACGIDFQTAQDRVVWKEFEGVRIPFATPELLLETKQTVREKDAIDRLYLKRILSESDS; from the coding sequence ATGGCAACGGATCTTGAGCCAAGAGATCCAGAATCCGGAGACTTGCTAAAAATTTGCGCGGCCCTGAATGCCGCAAATGCTTCTTATATTGTAATTGGCGGCATGGCCATGGTCGCACATGGATTCAATCGAGGCACTGAAGATATTGACCTCTTAGTTGACCGAGCAGTTGAGAATATACAAAAGCTCCGGCAAGCACTATCGATCCTACCTGATAATGCCGTTCGCGAGGTGCGCGATTCAGATATTGAAGAGTATGGCGTCGTTCGTGTCGCCGATGAGGTTGTGGTTGATTTAATGGGCACCGCATGCGGCATTGATTTCCAAACAGCACAGGATCGTGTTGTATGGAAAGAATTTGAAGGTGTTCGTATCCCCTTTGCCACACCAGAGCTGCTATTGGAAACGAAGCAAACCGTCCGCGAAAAAGACGCAATCGACCGCCTCTACCTAAAGCGGATTTTAAGCGAGAGTGACAGTTAG
- a CDS encoding DUF5615 family PIN-like protein produces the protein MKFVVDAQLPKRLVIQLRKLGHEAQHTWGLEFGNRTPDDQVAQIADQENAVIVTKDADFLNAHILIGSPKRLLLLSTGNISNRALLELFEGHMDAIASALSQSNLVELNQVGLVIH, from the coding sequence ATGAAATTTGTTGTCGATGCGCAATTACCCAAGCGCTTAGTCATTCAGTTGCGAAAATTGGGTCACGAAGCCCAGCACACTTGGGGGCTCGAATTCGGAAATCGCACTCCAGACGATCAGGTCGCTCAAATCGCAGATCAAGAAAATGCAGTGATCGTGACCAAAGATGCCGATTTTTTAAATGCACACATTTTGATCGGTTCGCCTAAAAGGCTATTGCTTCTCTCTACTGGCAATATTTCGAATCGCGCGCTTCTAGAGCTGTTTGAAGGACACATGGACGCGATTGCCTCAGCGCTGAGCCAATCTAATTTGGTAGAACTGAATCAAGTCGGCCTTGTGATTCATTAA
- a CDS encoding ATP-binding protein produces the protein MPTPHSTLTREREVATLRNALEFSRAVALVGPRQCGKTTLAREFVDFDSPNYFDLEDEADVARLENAAFALGSLSGLVVIDEVQRRPDLFPTLRVLIDRPNNQTQFLILGSASPDLLRQSSETLAGRIATIELAGFSLSETGTASLRSLWIRGGFPRSFLAASEAESVFWRKNFSRDFLERDLGLLGLEIAPTAIGRLWKMLSHYHGQNLNNAELSRSLGITAPTAKRYVDILTGAFMVRQLQPWFENIKKRQVKSPKIYFRDSGILHYQLGIANEAELLAHPKLGASWEGFVIEQALQYFQPEDQYFWSTQSDAELDLLMFINGKRIGMECKFTDKPQVTASMRSAMQLLSLEHLYIAYTGTKRYMLDEKIEVLPVSVFAEC, from the coding sequence ATGCCAACTCCACATTCAACACTGACACGTGAGCGGGAAGTCGCTACTTTGCGCAATGCTCTGGAATTCAGTCGAGCGGTTGCCCTCGTGGGGCCTAGGCAGTGTGGGAAAACGACCTTGGCACGTGAGTTTGTGGATTTTGATTCGCCGAATTACTTCGACCTTGAGGATGAGGCGGATGTCGCTCGACTGGAGAATGCAGCCTTTGCTTTGGGAAGCCTATCAGGTCTTGTGGTGATCGATGAGGTGCAGCGCCGTCCAGATCTTTTCCCTACGCTTCGTGTGTTGATTGATCGGCCTAATAATCAAACTCAGTTCCTGATCCTGGGAAGCGCATCGCCTGACCTGTTGCGTCAATCATCCGAGACACTGGCGGGTCGAATCGCCACAATTGAGCTGGCGGGATTTTCGCTTAGTGAAACGGGCACGGCATCGTTGCGCTCACTTTGGATCCGTGGCGGATTTCCGCGTTCCTTTCTCGCTGCATCTGAGGCGGAGAGCGTGTTTTGGCGCAAGAACTTCAGTCGTGACTTTTTGGAGCGCGACCTTGGTTTGCTCGGGCTTGAAATTGCACCGACTGCAATTGGCCGCCTCTGGAAGATGTTGAGTCATTATCATGGGCAGAATTTAAATAATGCAGAGCTCTCACGTTCTCTGGGGATCACGGCTCCTACGGCAAAGCGCTATGTGGATATATTGACGGGTGCGTTCATGGTGCGACAGTTACAGCCTTGGTTTGAGAATATTAAGAAGCGTCAGGTTAAATCGCCGAAGATTTATTTTCGGGATTCTGGCATCTTACATTATCAACTTGGCATTGCGAACGAGGCGGAATTACTCGCCCATCCGAAATTGGGTGCGTCGTGGGAGGGCTTCGTGATTGAGCAAGCGTTACAGTATTTTCAACCAGAGGATCAGTATTTTTGGTCAACGCAGAGCGATGCGGAATTGGATCTATTGATGTTTATTAATGGCAAGCGGATCGGCATGGAATGTAAGTTCACAGATAAGCCGCAAGTGACCGCTTCGATGCGTTCGGCAATGCAGTTGCTCTCCTTGGAGCATCTATACATCGCCTACACTGGAACGAAACGCTACATGCTCGATGAGAAGATCGAAGTGTTGCCGGTCAGTGTCTTCGCGGAGTGTTGA